The following coding sequences lie in one Xanthomonas hyacinthi genomic window:
- a CDS encoding sodium/sugar symporter: MGLATLDIAIVLVYLTGIFVLAQWVSREKAGHSKSAEDYFLAGKTLPWWAIGASLIAANISAEQIIGMAGSGYAIGLAIASYEWMAALTLLIVGKFFLPIFLRNGIYTMPQFLEQRYGKWIRTLMAVFWLLLYVFVNLTSILWLGSIAVSQVTGMDQSLALALIGVFALVYQLYGGLKAVALTDIVQVTLLVLGGLLVAGLTLSRIGDGAGMLAGFKHLWNAHPEHFHMILSKDNPFYKDLPGLSVLLGGLWVMNISYWGFNQYIIQRALAAKNLGEAQKGIVFAAFLKLLMPLVIVVPGIAAVVLAPDLAKPDQAYPTMMQLLPSGVLGLVFAALVAAIVASLASKINSVATIFTLDFYAKFRPQTEQKHLVRVGRIAAVASVLIGILTARPLLGNFDQGFQFIQEFTGFFTPGVVVIFMLGLFWKRANEAGALTAAIGSVVLSFALKILWPALPFMDRIGLVFVLSLLLAIVVSLATPPAPARDTIRTDDVAYATSISFKVGALGVLAILIALYAAFW, encoded by the coding sequence GTGGGTCTGGCGACATTGGATATTGCGATCGTATTGGTCTACCTGACGGGCATCTTCGTGCTCGCGCAGTGGGTATCGCGGGAAAAGGCCGGGCACAGCAAGAGCGCCGAGGACTACTTCCTGGCCGGCAAGACCCTGCCGTGGTGGGCGATCGGCGCATCGCTGATCGCGGCCAACATCTCCGCCGAGCAGATCATCGGCATGGCCGGTTCCGGCTATGCGATCGGCCTGGCGATCGCGTCCTACGAATGGATGGCGGCGCTGACCCTGCTGATCGTCGGCAAGTTCTTCCTGCCGATCTTCCTGCGCAACGGCATCTACACCATGCCGCAGTTCCTGGAGCAGCGTTACGGCAAGTGGATCCGCACGTTGATGGCCGTGTTCTGGCTGCTGCTGTACGTGTTCGTCAACCTGACCTCGATCCTGTGGCTGGGCTCGATCGCAGTGAGCCAGGTCACCGGCATGGATCAGTCCCTGGCGCTGGCCCTGATCGGCGTGTTCGCGCTGGTCTACCAGCTGTACGGCGGGCTCAAGGCGGTGGCGCTGACCGACATCGTGCAGGTCACCTTGCTGGTGCTGGGCGGGCTGCTGGTCGCCGGGCTGACGCTGTCGCGCATCGGCGACGGTGCCGGCATGCTGGCCGGCTTCAAGCATCTGTGGAATGCGCATCCGGAACACTTCCACATGATCCTGTCCAAGGACAACCCGTTCTACAAGGACCTGCCGGGCCTGAGCGTGCTGCTGGGCGGGCTGTGGGTGATGAACATCAGCTACTGGGGCTTCAACCAGTACATCATCCAGCGCGCGCTGGCCGCAAAAAACCTCGGCGAGGCGCAGAAGGGCATCGTGTTCGCCGCGTTCCTGAAGCTGCTGATGCCGTTGGTGATCGTGGTGCCGGGCATCGCCGCGGTGGTGCTGGCGCCGGATCTGGCCAAGCCCGACCAGGCCTATCCGACCATGATGCAGTTGCTGCCCAGCGGCGTGCTCGGCCTGGTGTTCGCCGCGCTGGTGGCGGCGATCGTGGCCTCGCTGGCGTCGAAGATCAATTCGGTGGCGACGATCTTCACCCTGGACTTCTACGCCAAGTTCCGCCCGCAGACCGAACAGAAGCACCTCGTGCGGGTGGGCCGCATCGCCGCGGTGGCGTCGGTGCTGATCGGCATCCTCACCGCGCGGCCGTTGCTGGGCAACTTCGACCAGGGCTTCCAGTTCATCCAGGAATTCACCGGCTTCTTCACCCCGGGCGTGGTGGTGATCTTCATGCTCGGGCTGTTCTGGAAGCGCGCCAACGAAGCCGGCGCGCTGACCGCGGCGATCGGGTCGGTGGTGCTGTCGTTCGCGCTCAAGATACTGTGGCCGGCGCTGCCGTTCATGGACCGGATCGGGCTGGTATTCGTGCTGTCGTTGCTGCTGGCGATCGTGGTGTCGCTGGCGACGCCCCCGGCGCCAGCGCGCGACACGATCCGCACCGACGATGTGGCTTACGCCACTTCGATCAGCTTCAAGGTCGGTGCGCTGGGCGTGCTTGCGATCCTGATCGCGCTGTATGCCGCATTCTGGTGA
- a CDS encoding glycoside hydrolase family 3 protein, whose amino-acid sequence MQKQSAGVSAPIRNALAPAAALGLLALAAAGPGHSAPAAAVSAVPPPVHPQLWPSPAWPLAADAALEARISKLMAQMTVEQKVGQIVQGDIASMTPDEVRKYHIGSVLAGGNSDPGGKYDASPAQWLKLADAYYAASMDKGNGGLAIPIIFGIDAVHGQSNIVGATLFPHNIGLGATRDPELMRKIGAVTAAETRTTGMEWTFAPTVAVPQDDRWGRTYEGYSESPEVVASFAGKVVEGLQGVPGQPGFLDGAHVIASVKHFLGDGGTTDGKDQGDTRVSEQQLRDIHGAGYPPAIAAGAQTVMASFNSFNGVKMHGNTPMLTDVLKGQMHFGGFVVGDWNGHGQVPGCRNDDCPAAFNAGVDMLMAPDSWKGYYESALQAVKSGEIPMTRLDDAVRRILRVKLRLGLFEAGKPSQRPLGGKFELLGAPEHRAVARQAVRESLVLLKNQKQLLPLKPQSKLLVAGDGANDMGKQSGGWTLNWQGTGTKRADYPNGNTIWEGLQAQVKAAGGSAELAIDGKYQDKPDVAVVVFGENPYAEFQGDIATLLYKPGDDSDLQLIKKLKAEGIPVVAVFLSGRPLWVNREINAADAFVAAWLPGSEGGGIADVLLRKPDGGIQYDFHGKLSFSWPRTATQYANNVGQKNYNPQFAFGDGLRYADKGDLTRLSEVSGVSGAQAVGGVYFERGRPAAGINMVLQGASQANLPAVTPPAALADGSLKLTAIDHKAQEDARRLQWSGKGKAGMALVLPRPLDVSRESNGDVQLILTLKVDAAPSGTTRIGVACGNGCTAAQVDLGKALAALPKGEWRTLGVPLKCFSVAGADVSRLERLPVIESDGTLDLALSRIALGASNDAQSVVDCAVR is encoded by the coding sequence TTGCAAAAACAGTCCGCTGGCGTGTCCGCGCCGATTCGCAATGCGCTGGCCCCGGCCGCCGCGCTGGGCCTGCTGGCCCTGGCTGCGGCCGGCCCCGGCCACTCGGCGCCGGCCGCCGCCGTGTCCGCCGTGCCGCCGCCGGTCCATCCACAGCTGTGGCCGTCGCCGGCCTGGCCGCTGGCCGCCGATGCGGCGCTGGAAGCGCGCATTTCCAAGTTGATGGCGCAGATGACGGTGGAGCAGAAGGTCGGGCAGATCGTGCAGGGCGACATCGCCAGCATGACCCCGGACGAGGTGCGCAAGTACCACATCGGCTCGGTGCTGGCCGGCGGCAATTCCGATCCCGGCGGCAAGTACGACGCCAGTCCGGCGCAGTGGCTGAAGCTGGCCGACGCCTACTACGCGGCGTCGATGGACAAGGGCAACGGCGGCCTGGCGATCCCGATCATCTTCGGCATCGATGCGGTGCACGGGCAGAGCAACATCGTCGGCGCCACGCTGTTCCCGCACAACATCGGCCTGGGCGCCACGCGCGACCCGGAGCTGATGCGCAAGATCGGCGCGGTGACCGCGGCCGAGACCCGCACCACCGGCATGGAGTGGACCTTCGCGCCGACCGTGGCGGTGCCGCAGGACGATCGCTGGGGCCGTACCTACGAGGGCTATTCCGAATCGCCCGAGGTGGTCGCCAGCTTCGCCGGCAAGGTGGTCGAAGGCCTGCAGGGCGTGCCCGGGCAGCCCGGCTTCCTCGACGGCGCGCACGTGATCGCCTCGGTCAAGCATTTCCTCGGCGACGGCGGCACCACCGACGGCAAGGACCAGGGCGATACCCGGGTCAGCGAGCAGCAGCTGCGCGACATCCATGGCGCCGGCTATCCCCCGGCGATCGCCGCCGGTGCGCAGACGGTGATGGCCTCGTTCAACAGCTTCAACGGGGTCAAGATGCACGGCAACACGCCGATGCTGACCGACGTGCTGAAGGGGCAGATGCATTTCGGCGGCTTCGTGGTCGGCGACTGGAACGGCCATGGCCAGGTGCCCGGGTGCCGCAACGACGACTGTCCGGCCGCGTTCAATGCCGGCGTGGACATGCTGATGGCGCCGGACAGCTGGAAGGGCTATTACGAGAGCGCATTGCAGGCGGTCAAGTCGGGCGAGATCCCGATGACGCGGCTCGATGATGCGGTACGGCGCATCCTGCGGGTGAAGCTGCGGCTGGGCCTGTTCGAGGCCGGCAAGCCGTCGCAGCGTCCGCTCGGCGGCAAGTTCGAGCTGCTCGGCGCGCCCGAGCATCGCGCGGTCGCGCGGCAGGCGGTGCGCGAGTCGCTGGTGCTGCTGAAGAACCAGAAGCAGCTGCTGCCGCTGAAGCCGCAGAGCAAGTTGCTGGTCGCTGGCGACGGCGCCAACGACATGGGCAAGCAGTCCGGCGGCTGGACGTTGAATTGGCAGGGCACCGGTACCAAGCGCGCCGACTACCCGAACGGCAATACGATCTGGGAAGGCCTGCAGGCGCAGGTCAAGGCCGCCGGCGGCAGCGCCGAGCTGGCGATCGACGGCAAGTACCAGGACAAACCGGACGTGGCGGTGGTGGTGTTCGGCGAGAACCCCTACGCCGAGTTCCAGGGCGACATCGCCACGCTGCTGTACAAGCCGGGCGACGACAGCGACCTGCAGCTGATCAAGAAGCTCAAGGCCGAGGGCATTCCGGTGGTGGCGGTGTTCCTGAGCGGGCGTCCGCTGTGGGTGAATCGCGAGATCAACGCCGCCGACGCCTTCGTCGCCGCGTGGCTGCCAGGTTCGGAAGGCGGCGGTATCGCCGACGTGCTGCTGCGCAAGCCCGATGGCGGCATCCAGTACGATTTCCACGGCAAGCTCAGCTTCTCCTGGCCGCGCACCGCCACCCAGTACGCCAACAACGTCGGGCAGAAGAACTACAACCCGCAGTTCGCGTTCGGCGATGGCCTGCGCTACGCCGACAAGGGCGATCTGACCCGGTTGTCCGAAGTCTCCGGCGTGTCCGGCGCGCAGGCGGTGGGCGGGGTGTATTTCGAACGCGGCAGGCCCGCGGCGGGCATCAACATGGTCCTGCAGGGCGCCAGCCAGGCCAATCTGCCGGCGGTGACGCCGCCGGCGGCGTTGGCCGACGGGTCGCTCAAGCTCACCGCGATCGACCACAAGGCGCAGGAGGATGCGCGCCGCCTGCAGTGGTCGGGCAAGGGCAAGGCGGGCATGGCGCTGGTGCTGCCCAGGCCGCTGGACGTGTCGCGCGAGAGCAACGGCGACGTGCAGCTGATCCTGACCTTGAAGGTGGATGCGGCGCCGAGCGGCACGACCCGCATCGGCGTGGCCTGCGGTAATGGCTGTACGGCGGCGCAGGTCGATCTGGGCAAGGCCTTGGCGGCGCTGCCCAAGGGCGAATGGCGCACGCTGGGGGTGCCGTTGAAGTGCTTCAGCGTCGCCGGCGCCGATGTGTCCAGGCTGGAGCGGCTGCCGGTGATCGAGAGCGACGGCACGCTGGACCTGGCGCTGTCGCGGATCGCGCTGGGCGCCAGCAACGACGCGCAGAGCGTGGTCGATTGCGCGGTGCGCTGA
- a CDS encoding peptidoglycan-binding domain-containing protein, protein MNSPLADLIQRGESGRTNYNAYNRGTYVGSDSREHVRGSDGPLDFSSMTLGQVMEAQSLPNGDAQRLFAVGRYQVIPATMARAASSLELDRSETFSNEMQDKVFSDYLISDKRPDVRNYIVGADGSSLQAAQKALSQEWASVANPDTGKSYYDKSGGANHASINAAETAQALNAMRQSYAKAIESGLSPDAAWQQINSQPAQQLSAPSHSQRAEPMADGKLEQGEHGDAVKQMQGQLTQLCLTGRDGKPLHPDGDFGPNTRHAVEQFQREHGLQVDGVVGRNTRAALDRAVAQHAPAQAVPAQQAVAAPLLSDPSHPQHALYSGSVRELEKLGERAGFANRQALEQAAGQMAFEAKVSGLERIDHVVPSKDGRGLIGVQGELNDPAMRRVYVDREQAQVQSLQESTRQMTEEVQRQAQTQQVESREPVAMSR, encoded by the coding sequence ATGAATAGTCCTTTGGCTGATTTGATTCAGCGTGGCGAGTCGGGGCGCACTAACTACAATGCCTACAATCGTGGGACATATGTAGGGAGTGATAGTCGGGAACATGTCCGCGGAAGTGATGGGCCTTTGGACTTTTCGAGCATGACTTTGGGGCAGGTCATGGAGGCACAGTCTCTACCTAATGGCGATGCACAACGATTGTTTGCTGTAGGCCGTTATCAAGTCATCCCTGCGACGATGGCCAGAGCAGCCAGCTCACTTGAGCTGGATCGTTCTGAGACGTTTTCTAATGAGATGCAAGATAAAGTATTCTCGGATTATCTCATCTCCGATAAGCGTCCGGATGTTCGCAACTATATTGTTGGGGCCGATGGCTCCAGTTTGCAGGCTGCTCAGAAAGCGCTGTCTCAAGAATGGGCAAGTGTTGCTAATCCCGATACCGGGAAAAGCTATTATGACAAGTCAGGTGGTGCAAATCATGCATCTATCAACGCGGCGGAGACGGCCCAGGCGCTGAACGCGATGCGGCAGTCATACGCGAAAGCGATCGAAAGCGGTCTATCGCCGGATGCTGCGTGGCAGCAGATCAACTCCCAGCCTGCGCAACAGTTGTCGGCACCATCCCATTCCCAACGTGCTGAACCGATGGCCGATGGCAAGCTTGAACAAGGCGAACACGGCGACGCCGTCAAGCAGATGCAGGGCCAGCTAACGCAGCTCTGCCTGACCGGTCGCGACGGCAAACCCCTGCATCCAGACGGCGACTTCGGCCCTAACACGCGCCATGCAGTGGAGCAGTTCCAGCGCGAACATGGTTTGCAGGTGGACGGCGTTGTCGGCCGCAATACCCGCGCGGCGCTTGATCGAGCAGTAGCGCAGCATGCTCCTGCACAGGCAGTGCCTGCTCAACAAGCTGTTGCTGCTCCGTTGCTATCTGATCCAAGCCACCCGCAGCATGCCTTGTACTCTGGTTCGGTGCGCGAACTGGAAAAGCTCGGCGAGCGCGCTGGCTTCGCCAACCGCCAGGCCTTGGAGCAGGCCGCTGGGCAGATGGCGTTCGAGGCCAAGGTCAGCGGTCTTGAGCGGATAGACCATGTGGTGCCGAGCAAGGACGGCCGCGGCCTGATCGGAGTGCAGGGCGAATTGAACGATCCGGCGATGCGCCGGGTGTACGTGGATCGCGAGCAGGCGCAGGTACAGTCGTTGCAAGAGAGTACGCGGCAGATGACCGAGGAAGTGCAGCGACAGGCGCAGACACAGCAGGTCGAGTCGAGAGAGCCGGTCGCGATGTCGCGTTAG
- a CDS encoding DUF4189 domain-containing protein encodes MNKKISYISISISISVMACFSLSDVSGQTRCPVGVQTGSAQCLPDEEGSAPPRPTGEWIKTWGALVSSNQGHGAWTSKGKFTEDEARQDALGRCHSTGLSDCTVDATYFNQCVAVVSSFQRELSIAKAKDESIAGKAALMDCQKRGNSQCTVEFSDCTDPFFRKF; translated from the coding sequence ATGAATAAAAAAATATCTTATATTTCTATTTCTATTTCTATTTCTGTCATGGCGTGCTTTTCTTTATCAGACGTGTCTGGGCAGACTCGCTGCCCAGTTGGAGTTCAGACGGGAAGCGCGCAATGCCTCCCAGATGAGGAGGGTTCTGCACCTCCGCGTCCCACTGGGGAGTGGATTAAAACATGGGGTGCATTAGTTAGCTCTAATCAAGGCCACGGAGCATGGACATCCAAAGGGAAATTTACCGAGGATGAAGCCAGGCAGGATGCTTTAGGTAGATGCCATTCAACTGGCTTATCCGACTGTACTGTGGATGCAACTTATTTTAATCAATGTGTGGCTGTTGTAAGCTCATTTCAGCGTGAGCTTTCCATTGCTAAAGCAAAGGATGAGTCTATTGCCGGAAAGGCTGCATTGATGGATTGTCAGAAAAGAGGTAATTCGCAATGCACTGTTGAATTTTCTGATTGTACCGATCCTTTTTTTAGAAAATTCTAG
- a CDS encoding type IV secretion system protein, producing MERSGDAPGVRGSRAGAGTVVAREYAADDRGSAATGADTAGRVERAGRDVAFGLSSAIVKTVTGNSDSPYKEIDKNLALMQVAMTSIDQINTAGDPERAKEKDRARLFTGIGMAGPGVIGGSLLLLNKLAMALFIGFGPLFILCLLFDATKSLFQKWLLYGIGTMFSLAVLSFTVSLATKVVSAVAAGFLARWVVSNGTGEGVSSMALQQGGIGLVLSTLILTAPPMAAAFFQGTLGQFNAYSAFGQVGKDPASGQPYAPQAPGRVEQTGMDNTSNSDMGKYANANRGVDGQNQVALPGSRGAHGNNV from the coding sequence ATTGAACGATCCGGCGATGCGCCGGGTGTACGTGGATCGCGAGCAGGCGCAGGTACAGTCGTTGCAAGAGAGTACGCGGCAGATGACCGAGGAAGTGCAGCGACAGGCGCAGACACAGCAGGTCGAGTCGAGAGAGCCGGTCGCGATGTCGCATTTGGGTTGAGCAGCGCGATCGTGAAGACGGTGACGGGGAACTCGGACAGTCCGTACAAGGAGATCGACAAGAACCTTGCGCTGATGCAGGTGGCGATGACCAGCATCGACCAGATCAATACGGCGGGGGACCCGGAGCGGGCGAAGGAGAAGGACCGGGCGCGGTTGTTCACGGGGATCGGGATGGCAGGACCAGGGGTGATCGGTGGTTCGCTGCTATTGCTGAACAAGCTGGCGATGGCGTTGTTCATCGGGTTTGGGCCGCTGTTCATCCTGTGCCTGCTATTTGATGCGACGAAGTCGTTGTTCCAGAAGTGGCTGTTGTACGGGATTGGGACGATGTTTTCGTTGGCGGTGCTGAGTTTCACGGTGAGCCTGGCGACGAAGGTGGTCAGTGCGGTGGCGGCGGGTTTTTTGGCGAGGTGGGTGGTGTCCAACGGCACGGGCGAGGGTGTGAGCAGCATGGCGTTGCAGCAGGGAGGGATCGGCTTGGTGTTGAGTACGCTGATCCTGACAGCGCCGCCGATGGCGGCGGCGTTCTTTCAGGGCACGCTGGGGCAGTTCAACGCGTATTCGGCGTTTGGCCAGGTGGGCAAGGATCCGGCGTCGGGGCAGCCTTATGCGCCGCAGGCGCCGGGAAGGGTTGAGCAAACGGGCATGGATAACACGAGTAATTCAGACATGGGTAAATACGCAAATGCGAACAGAGGGGTCGACGGCCAGAACCAAGTTGCTCTGCCTGGTAGTCGTGGTGCCCATGGGAATAATGTTTAG
- a CDS encoding lysozyme inhibitor LprI family protein, with product MVTDMWINSSLEKVLVLLIAISSAACGRMDLHAQENMDERNDADTRGASSPGKLTSGLSSSSAQKQAQAAHENDQLLEKALDEPAQQKRADLASQVRLRSSYKDCVKNSAGVTPALLDCNAEEYRYQDARLNKLYNERMLDLAKSQQSGLREKQRKWIKSRDKLCNLGGSLGGGQAEALERSSCHLNVTVKRGDELEAGAL from the coding sequence GTGGTGACTGATATGTGGATTAACTCAAGTTTGGAGAAAGTGCTTGTTCTTCTTATAGCTATTTCTTCGGCTGCGTGTGGCAGGATGGACCTGCATGCTCAGGAAAATATGGATGAAAGAAACGATGCTGACACTCGTGGAGCTAGTTCACCAGGAAAATTGACTTCTGGTCTCTCATCTAGTTCGGCGCAAAAGCAAGCCCAAGCCGCGCATGAGAACGATCAACTGCTCGAGAAAGCACTAGACGAACCCGCTCAACAAAAGCGTGCCGATCTGGCATCGCAAGTTCGTTTGCGATCTTCCTACAAGGATTGTGTTAAAAACTCCGCTGGTGTCACCCCAGCCCTACTTGATTGCAATGCTGAAGAATATCGCTATCAAGATGCACGTTTGAATAAGTTATATAATGAGCGCATGTTGGATCTCGCTAAGTCGCAGCAGTCTGGTTTGCGAGAAAAGCAACGAAAATGGATCAAGTCACGCGATAAGCTGTGTAATCTCGGCGGGAGCCTTGGTGGTGGCCAGGCTGAAGCGCTTGAGCGAAGTAGCTGTCATTTGAACGTGACGGTGAAACGTGGTGATGAGTTGGAGGCTGGTGCTTTATAG
- a CDS encoding DUF4189 domain-containing protein yields the protein MNKKAIEPLFFLIFLLYFSPLSSFAQTRCPVGGQVGSAQCLPDEDGAAPPRPTGEWIKTWGALVSSNKAGGAWSSKGKFTENEARQDALNRCYSTGVSDCSVDATYFNQCIAAAASNELGVDFNTGKDEGIAGKRALSDCEKRSKSICSVKFTECTDPIFRKY from the coding sequence ATGAATAAGAAAGCTATTGAGCCATTATTTTTTTTGATTTTTCTACTATATTTTTCCCCCTTAAGTTCATTTGCGCAAACGCGTTGCCCAGTTGGAGGCCAGGTGGGAAGTGCACAGTGTCTCCCTGACGAAGACGGGGCAGCGCCCCCTCGCCCCACTGGGGAATGGATTAAGACATGGGGTGCATTAGTAAGCTCTAATAAAGCGGGCGGGGCCTGGTCATCTAAAGGAAAATTTACTGAGAATGAAGCTCGTCAAGATGCTTTGAATAGATGTTATTCAACTGGTGTCTCAGATTGCTCTGTAGATGCAACATATTTCAATCAGTGTATTGCCGCTGCCGCGTCTAATGAGCTTGGAGTCGATTTTAATACGGGGAAGGATGAAGGCATTGCAGGAAAAAGAGCGTTATCTGATTGTGAAAAAAGATCCAAGTCAATATGCTCAGTTAAGTTTACGGAGTGCACTGATCCAATTTTTAGAAAATACTAA
- a CDS encoding DUF4189 domain-containing protein, which yields MINKISYIIFAISAYFFSSNIFGQTRCAVGTPAGSAHCIPDDEGSAPPRATGEWIKTWGAVVNSVKVNEGWSSVGKFSEEDARNDALNKCYSSGANDCSVQATYFNQCLAIVVPIGGGSGNSSTGKDEAIASKRALDDCKKRVGLQCSVLFAECTNPFFKKYSD from the coding sequence ATGATTAATAAGATTTCTTATATTATTTTTGCGATTTCTGCATATTTTTTTTCCTCAAATATATTTGGGCAGACTCGCTGTGCGGTTGGAACCCCGGCGGGAAGTGCGCATTGCATTCCCGATGACGAGGGTTCTGCACCTCCCCGCGCAACAGGGGAGTGGATTAAGACATGGGGTGCGGTAGTTAATTCTGTTAAAGTAAATGAAGGGTGGAGTTCCGTTGGTAAATTTAGCGAAGAAGATGCGCGGAATGATGCATTAAATAAGTGTTATTCATCTGGGGCGAATGATTGCTCAGTGCAAGCTACCTATTTCAATCAATGCTTGGCTATCGTAGTTCCTATTGGTGGCGGTAGCGGAAATAGTTCTACCGGGAAGGATGAGGCGATTGCTAGTAAGCGTGCATTGGATGATTGTAAAAAAAGAGTCGGTTTGCAGTGCTCGGTTTTATTTGCGGAATGTACCAATCCATTTTTTAAGAAATATTCTGATTAG
- a CDS encoding type IV secretion system protein: MDFLQNLGNYAFFTLINDFLRDEIDYFQWSLLIRMSWWVTLTAMSALTLWVLLKGYRIVTGQSREFAMDLVVTALRSLLIIGVAMSMVSAARPGASQGDSMMSGLYWKLTDGLSSAIVKTVTGNSDSPYKEIDKNLALMQVAMTSIDQINTAGDPERAKEKDRARLFTGIGMAGPGVIGGSLLLLNKLAMALFIGFGPLFILCLLFDATKSLFQKWLLYGIGTMFSLAVLSFTVSLATKVVSAVAAGFLARWVVSNGTGEGVSSMALQQGGIGLVLSTLILTAPPMAAAFFQGTLGQFNAYSAFGQVGKDPASGQPYAPQAPVRTDQAKSNLNTFNSQMHMNKGAESQDQIAQAGSRGAHGNKA, from the coding sequence ATGGATTTTTTGCAGAATTTAGGCAACTACGCGTTCTTCACGCTGATCAACGATTTCTTGCGTGACGAGATCGACTATTTCCAATGGTCGCTGCTGATCCGGATGTCGTGGTGGGTGACGCTGACGGCGATGAGCGCGCTGACGCTATGGGTGCTGTTGAAGGGTTACCGGATAGTGACCGGGCAATCGCGCGAGTTCGCGATGGATCTGGTGGTGACGGCGCTGCGTTCGTTGCTGATCATTGGCGTGGCGATGAGCATGGTGTCTGCGGCCAGGCCAGGGGCGAGCCAGGGCGACAGCATGATGAGCGGTCTGTACTGGAAGCTGACCGATGGGTTGAGCAGCGCGATCGTGAAGACGGTGACGGGGAACTCGGACAGTCCGTACAAGGAGATCGACAAGAACCTTGCGCTGATGCAGGTGGCGATGACCAGCATCGACCAGATCAATACGGCGGGGGACCCGGAGCGGGCGAAGGAGAAGGACCGGGCGCGGTTGTTCACGGGGATCGGGATGGCAGGACCAGGGGTGATCGGTGGTTCGCTGCTATTGCTGAACAAGCTGGCGATGGCGTTGTTCATCGGGTTTGGGCCGCTGTTCATCCTGTGCCTGCTATTTGATGCGACGAAGTCGTTGTTCCAGAAGTGGCTGTTGTACGGGATTGGGACGATGTTTTCGTTGGCGGTGCTGAGTTTCACGGTGAGCCTGGCGACGAAGGTGGTCAGTGCGGTGGCGGCGGGTTTTTTGGCGAGGTGGGTGGTGTCCAACGGCACGGGCGAGGGTGTGAGCAGCATGGCGTTGCAGCAGGGAGGGATCGGCTTGGTGTTGAGTACGCTGATCCTGACAGCGCCGCCGATGGCGGCGGCGTTCTTTCAGGGCACGCTGGGGCAGTTCAACGCGTATTCGGCGTTTGGCCAGGTGGGCAAGGATCCGGCGTCGGGGCAGCCTTATGCGCCGCAGGCGCCGGTGAGAACTGATCAGGCAAAATCGAATCTAAATACATTTAACAGTCAGATGCATATGAATAAAGGTGCTGAAAGTCAAGATCAGATAGCTCAAGCAGGAAGTCGTGGCGCACATGGAAATAAGGCCTAA